The Streptomonospora litoralis genome window below encodes:
- the rraA gene encoding ribonuclease E activity regulator RraA, which yields MTEVFATADLIDAHGDALASCETQFRQFGARTAFHGPIATVKCHEDNALIKEQLSQPGEGWVLVVDGGGSLRTALMGDLVAKAARENGWAGVVVNGAVRDVAELATLDLGIKALGSNPRKSAKTGAGLLDSPVAFGNVVFAPETWLYSDDDGIVISEEKLDVPA from the coding sequence ATGACCGAGGTCTTCGCCACCGCCGACCTGATCGACGCGCACGGCGACGCGCTGGCCAGCTGCGAGACGCAGTTCCGCCAGTTCGGTGCGCGCACCGCCTTCCACGGGCCGATCGCCACCGTCAAGTGCCACGAGGACAACGCGCTGATCAAGGAGCAGCTCAGCCAGCCCGGTGAGGGCTGGGTGCTGGTGGTCGACGGGGGCGGATCGCTGCGCACGGCGCTGATGGGCGACCTGGTCGCGAAGGCGGCCCGGGAGAACGGCTGGGCGGGCGTCGTGGTCAACGGGGCGGTGCGCGACGTCGCCGAATTGGCGACGCTCGACCTCGGTATCAAGGCGCTGGGGTCGAACCCGCGCAAGTCCGCCAAGACCGGTGCCGGGCTGCTGGACTCCCCCGTGGCGTTCGGCAACGTGGTCTTCGCCCCCGAGACCTGGCTCTACAGCGACGACGACGGCATCGTCATCAGCGAGGAGAAGCTCGACGTCCCGGCGTGA
- a CDS encoding glycoside hydrolase family 5 protein, which yields MAELPWLRVDGPRLVDEGGSTVTLHGVGIGGWLNMENFITGYPGTEQQHRDALRRALGEEGYARFFDTFLSGFFAEADAAHLASLGFDSVRIPVNYRHFEDDLAPFRLREEGFAHLDRVIAELARHGIYSIIDLHALPGCQNQHWHSDNPTHIAAFWQHRQFQDRAVWLWEAIADRYRDRPEVAGYNPVNEPADPSGELIGPFYQRLERAIRAVDDRHILFLDGNRYATDFSAFTEPLPNTVYSTHDYALPGIASGTGYPGVTRGEYVDRGVLEKTFLRRTEYMRRTGTPVWIGEFGPVYPTDRPLEEWRLRLLADQLDIYREHGASWSLWTYKDIGLQGLVHARPDSPYLDRISDVLEAKHRLGTDSWGGSDAGVRAILDPVDEVFDREFPDFDPYPWGRRQYVAGLVRHTLLSEPLAERFGRAFAGVGPDEAERLAASFRFENCVERTALSAVLRAHLT from the coding sequence ATGGCGGAGCTGCCCTGGTTGCGGGTCGACGGACCGCGTCTCGTCGACGAAGGCGGGTCGACGGTGACTCTGCACGGCGTCGGCATCGGCGGCTGGCTCAACATGGAGAACTTCATCACCGGTTATCCCGGTACGGAGCAGCAGCACCGTGACGCCCTGCGCCGAGCGCTCGGCGAGGAGGGCTACGCGCGCTTCTTCGACACGTTCCTGAGCGGGTTCTTCGCCGAGGCGGACGCCGCCCACCTGGCCTCGCTCGGATTCGACTCGGTGCGCATCCCGGTGAACTACCGGCACTTCGAGGACGACCTGGCCCCGTTCCGGCTCCGGGAGGAGGGCTTCGCCCACCTCGACCGCGTCATCGCGGAACTGGCCCGCCACGGCATCTACTCGATCATCGACCTGCACGCGCTGCCGGGCTGCCAGAACCAGCACTGGCACAGCGACAACCCGACCCATATCGCCGCGTTCTGGCAGCACCGCCAATTCCAGGACCGCGCTGTGTGGCTGTGGGAGGCGATCGCCGACCGCTACCGCGACCGCCCCGAGGTCGCCGGCTACAACCCGGTGAACGAGCCCGCCGACCCCTCGGGCGAGCTCATCGGCCCCTTCTACCAGCGGTTGGAACGCGCGATCCGCGCCGTCGACGACCGGCACATCCTCTTCCTGGACGGCAACCGCTACGCCACCGACTTCAGCGCGTTCACCGAGCCGCTGCCCAACACCGTCTACTCCACCCACGACTACGCGCTGCCGGGGATCGCGAGCGGGACGGGCTATCCGGGCGTCACCCGCGGCGAGTACGTCGACCGCGGCGTGCTGGAGAAGACCTTCCTGCGCCGCACCGAGTACATGCGGCGCACCGGCACCCCGGTGTGGATCGGCGAGTTCGGCCCCGTCTACCCCACCGACCGGCCGCTGGAGGAGTGGCGGCTCAGACTGCTGGCCGACCAGCTCGACATCTACCGCGAGCACGGCGCCAGCTGGTCGCTGTGGACCTACAAGGACATCGGGCTGCAAGGGCTGGTCCACGCCCGCCCCGACAGCCCCTACCTGGATCGCATCTCTGATGTGCTGGAGGCCAAGCACCGGCTCGGCACCGACTCCTGGGGCGGCTCGGACGCGGGCGTGCGCGCGATCCTGGACCCGGTCGACGAGGTGTTCGACCGCGAGTTCCCCGACTTCGACCCCTACCCGTGGGGCCGCAGGCAGTACGTCGCCGGGCTCGTCCGGCACACCCTGCTGTCGGAACCGCTCGCGGAGCGCTTCGGCCGCGCCTTCGCGGGAGTCGGGCCCGACGAGGCCGAGCGGCTCGCGGCGTCGTTCCGCTTCGAGAACTGCGTCGAGCGCACCGCGCTGTCCGCGGTGCTGCGCGCCCACCTGACCTGA
- a CDS encoding LacI family DNA-binding transcriptional regulator, whose protein sequence is MPVTMRDVARRAGVSVKTVSNVVNEFPHVSPATRDRVLAAISDLGYQMNFSARNLSLGRTGMITLAVPEMRLPYFAELADEVIVAAAERGYTVLVERTGGVRDRELEALTSDRRRMTDGLIFSPLGLRPADAHRLEVDYPLVLLGERALHGSVHHVAMGNVAGARAATEHLLQRGRRRIAVIGSYDERGAGAGSLRTQGFTGALADAGIEHDPRRTGEALEWTRTTGAEAMRRVLDSGVEVDAVYGLNDVLALGAMRVLFERGLRVPEDVAVAGFDDIEDGRFSAPSLTTVQPGRDEIARTAVWLLVDRITRGLSAGSNGRELVVAPELMVRESTGGETLPA, encoded by the coding sequence GTGCCTGTGACGATGCGCGATGTGGCCCGGCGTGCCGGGGTCTCGGTCAAGACCGTGTCCAACGTGGTCAACGAGTTTCCGCATGTCAGCCCGGCAACGAGGGATCGGGTGCTCGCCGCGATCTCCGATCTCGGCTACCAGATGAACTTCTCGGCGCGGAATCTGAGCCTGGGCCGCACCGGGATGATCACGCTCGCGGTACCGGAGATGCGCCTGCCCTACTTCGCCGAGCTGGCCGACGAGGTGATCGTGGCGGCGGCCGAACGCGGCTACACCGTGCTGGTCGAGCGGACCGGGGGTGTCCGCGACCGGGAGTTGGAGGCGCTGACCAGCGACCGCCGCCGGATGACCGACGGGCTGATCTTCTCGCCGCTGGGCCTGCGCCCCGCCGACGCGCACCGGCTGGAGGTGGACTATCCGCTGGTCCTGCTCGGCGAGCGCGCGCTGCACGGCAGTGTGCACCACGTGGCGATGGGCAACGTCGCCGGCGCGCGGGCGGCCACCGAGCACCTGCTTCAGCGGGGGCGGCGGCGCATCGCGGTCATCGGCTCCTACGACGAACGCGGCGCCGGAGCGGGTTCGCTGCGCACGCAGGGATTCACGGGGGCGCTCGCCGACGCCGGGATCGAGCACGACCCGCGGCGCACGGGCGAGGCGCTGGAGTGGACGCGCACCACGGGGGCCGAGGCCATGCGCAGGGTGCTCGACAGCGGCGTCGAGGTGGACGCCGTCTACGGGCTGAACGACGTTCTGGCGCTCGGTGCGATGCGCGTGCTGTTCGAGCGCGGCCTGCGGGTGCCCGAGGACGTCGCCGTGGCCGGCTTCGACGACATCGAGGACGGGCGCTTCTCCGCCCCGAGTCTGACGACCGTGCAGCCCGGCCGGGACGAGATCGCGCGCACCGCCGTCTGGCTGCTGGTGGACCGCATAACCCGCGGCCTGAGCGCGGGTTCCAACGGGCGTGAGCTGGTCGTTGCGCCCGAGCTCATGGTGCGCGAGTCCACCGGCGGCGAGACGCTCCCGGCCTGA
- a CDS encoding ABC transporter substrate-binding protein: MRQLPATGRRIYRHRTTFRLAAALAGTAMLATACGGGSADDGPVTIRFSWWGNEERARITNQAVDAFEEANPGIRVETESIDFESYFDRLSTSVAAGDEPDVITMGGAYPREYAERDVLLDLSEVSEQLDLGALDEQALSNGEFDGSSYGVPTGVNTFAVIANPAVFEEAGVELPDDDAWSWADYADIAEEISSATSGDTYGSEDPTQPDTLDLYANQRTGLGLYSPEGGVAVEQGTVTQWFELTTGMADAGATPSASMTAELAAQAAPEQTLLGQGRAGMKLAWSNQLAAFREGSGDDLVLLRAPGETTAQGTGMWLQASQLYTISRRSEHPEAAAKLVDFLVNDPAAAEFIKSDRGIPANPEIRAHLEGDLTDSQKVEFAFVDRMSGLVDGDFVIGPTGSTESVDLLQRTNESVLFGRQSPAEGAEQFVTGLTDAVS, translated from the coding sequence ATGCGGCAACTACCAGCCACCGGTAGGCGGATTTACCGCCACCGGACGACCTTTCGCCTGGCGGCGGCCCTGGCGGGCACCGCCATGCTCGCCACAGCCTGCGGGGGCGGCTCGGCAGACGACGGCCCGGTGACCATCCGGTTCTCCTGGTGGGGCAACGAGGAGCGCGCGAGGATCACCAACCAGGCGGTCGACGCCTTCGAGGAGGCCAACCCCGGAATCCGGGTCGAAACGGAGTCGATCGACTTCGAGTCCTATTTCGACCGCCTGTCCACCTCCGTCGCGGCCGGAGACGAGCCCGACGTGATCACCATGGGGGGCGCCTACCCCCGCGAGTACGCCGAGCGGGACGTGCTGCTGGACCTCTCCGAGGTCTCCGAGCAGCTGGACCTGGGCGCACTCGACGAGCAAGCGCTCTCCAACGGCGAGTTCGACGGCAGCAGCTACGGCGTGCCCACCGGCGTGAACACCTTCGCCGTGATCGCCAACCCGGCCGTCTTCGAGGAGGCCGGGGTCGAACTCCCCGATGACGACGCGTGGAGCTGGGCGGACTACGCCGACATCGCCGAGGAGATCTCCTCGGCCACCTCCGGCGACACCTACGGCTCCGAGGACCCCACCCAGCCCGACACGCTGGACCTCTACGCCAACCAGCGGACCGGCCTGGGCCTGTACTCGCCCGAGGGCGGGGTCGCCGTCGAGCAGGGCACCGTCACGCAGTGGTTCGAACTGACCACCGGAATGGCCGACGCCGGCGCGACCCCCTCCGCGAGCATGACCGCCGAACTGGCCGCCCAGGCGGCACCCGAGCAGACGCTGCTCGGCCAGGGCAGGGCGGGCATGAAGCTCGCCTGGTCCAACCAGCTCGCCGCGTTCCGAGAGGGCTCCGGCGACGACCTCGTCCTGCTCCGCGCCCCCGGCGAAACCACCGCCCAGGGCACCGGCATGTGGCTGCAGGCGTCGCAGCTGTACACGATCAGCCGCCGCAGCGAACACCCCGAGGCGGCGGCCAAGCTCGTCGACTTCCTCGTCAACGACCCGGCGGCGGCCGAGTTCATCAAGTCCGACCGGGGAATCCCGGCCAATCCCGAGATCCGTGCGCACCTGGAAGGCGACCTGACCGACAGCCAGAAGGTCGAGTTCGCGTTCGTGGACCGGATGAGCGGGCTCGTCGACGGCGACTTCGTCATCGGTCCGACGGGCTCCACCGAGTCGGTCGACCTGCTGCAGAGGACCAACGAGTCGGTGCTCTTCGGGCGGCAGAGCCCGGCCGAAGGCGCGGAGCAGTTCGTCACGGGACTCACCGATGCCGTCTCCTGA